From a region of the Acidimicrobiia bacterium genome:
- a CDS encoding universal stress protein, which produces MHVLVATDGRLTAEQVSAFVVPLTAGGGTVTVLTVVEVPHSFLAEMRAQYGEQGPPEVVGDNEYVGVSHGGKAPFGWPGDLAMIDRYREDKKAQRCMPLVDALRSSGVSADSKVLESEQTARAILDEIEESGCDLVVIGSHGQGFFEGLLGSTGTKIARQAPCGVLLVRNRDS; this is translated from the coding sequence GTGCACGTCCTCGTCGCAACCGACGGCCGCCTCACGGCCGAGCAGGTCTCGGCTTTCGTCGTTCCGCTCACAGCGGGTGGTGGGACCGTGACGGTGCTCACAGTCGTCGAGGTGCCTCACAGCTTCCTCGCCGAGATGCGGGCGCAGTACGGCGAGCAGGGTCCCCCTGAGGTCGTCGGCGACAACGAGTACGTCGGGGTGTCGCACGGCGGCAAGGCGCCGTTCGGATGGCCCGGGGACCTGGCGATGATCGATCGCTACCGGGAGGACAAGAAGGCGCAGCGCTGCATGCCCCTCGTCGATGCGCTGCGTTCCTCCGGCGTCAGCGCCGACTCCAAGGTGCTCGAGTCCGAGCAGACGGCCCGGGCGATCCTCGACGAGATCGAGGAGTCGGGCTGCGACCTCGTCGTCATCGGGTCGCACGGGCAGGGCTTCTTCGAGGGATTGCTCGGGTCGACGGGGACCAAGATCGCCAGGCAAGCTCCGTGCGGCGTCCTGCTCGTACGCAACCGCGACAGCTGA